A region of Periplaneta americana isolate PAMFEO1 chromosome 16, P.americana_PAMFEO1_priV1, whole genome shotgun sequence DNA encodes the following proteins:
- the LOC138716164 gene encoding arylalkylamine N-acetyltransferase-like 2 isoform X5, producing MSDGYDIVTAKEGDKERIADFLRKHYYPDAPMHIASGASPNRKTDEIIGLKYLSQGTSFLAVSKDGGHILGTAINYDTYPKTKDVPEDSFAKSLTNEAYIKVENLVHHLEDKADIWNLTGADRGLYIQILAVDRAARGKGIAKALTERTFNLARSMDYPMIWIMCHNMYSIRLARSMGMHAAYTLPFSEYKDNNGKLIMNIPYPNTECVVFVHKLNS from the coding sequence ATGAGTGACGGGTATGACATCGTAACAGCTAAGGAAGGCGACAAGGAAAGAATAGCGGATTTCTTAAGGAAGCACTACTACCCAGACGCACCTATGCATATCGCAAGCGGAGCTTCACCGAACCGAAAAACAGACGAGATCATCGGCCTCAAGTATCTGTCTCAAGGGACGTCCTTCCTAGCTGTGTCAAAGGACGGTGGCCACATCCTTGGGACTGCCATCAACTATGACACCTATCCCAAAACAAAAGACGTCCCTGAAGACTCGTTTGCAAAGAGCCTGACCAACGAGGCGTACATCAAGGTCGAGAATTTGGTGCACCACTTGGAGGACAAGGCGGATATCTGGAATCTAACGGGAGCTGACCGAGGACTGTACATCCAGATACTCGCGGTGGATCGCGCTGCCAGAGGCAAGGGGATTGCAAAGGCCTTGACGGAGCGTACCTTCAATTTGGCACGGTCTATGGATTACCCGATGATTTGGATCATGTGCCACAATATGTACAGCATTCGCCTTGCCCGCAGCATGGGCATGCATGCAGCTTACACGCTGCCCTTCTCGGAGTACAAGGACAACAATGGAAAGCTCATCATGAACATCCCGTACCCAAACACAGAGTGTGTGGTGTTCGTGCACAAGCTGAACTCTTAG
- the LOC138716164 gene encoding arylalkylamine N-acetyltransferase-like 2 isoform X3 yields MSAYTSFIGFISSHLRFTTLNPAIKKCLQPRQWQHLYISQLHSSTTFKMSDGYDIVTAKEGDKERIADFLRKHYYPDAPMHIASGASPNRKTDEIIGLKYLSQGTSFLAVSKDGGHILGTAINYDTYPKTKDVPEDSFAKSLTNEAYIKVENLVHHLEDKADIWNLTGADRGLYIQILAVDRAARGKGIAKALTERTFNLARSMDYPMIWIMCHNMYSIRLARSMGMHAAYTLPFSEYKDNNGKLIMNIPYPNTECVVFVHKLNS; encoded by the coding sequence GTTTACCACGCTGAATCCAGCAATTAAGAAGTGTTTGCAGCCTAGACAGTGGCAACATCTCTACATCTCGCAGCTACATTCTTCTACAACATTCAAGATGAGTGACGGGTATGACATCGTAACAGCTAAGGAAGGCGACAAGGAAAGAATAGCGGATTTCTTAAGGAAGCACTACTACCCAGACGCACCTATGCATATCGCAAGCGGAGCTTCACCGAACCGAAAAACAGACGAGATCATCGGCCTCAAGTATCTGTCTCAAGGGACGTCCTTCCTAGCTGTGTCAAAGGACGGTGGCCACATCCTTGGGACTGCCATCAACTATGACACCTATCCCAAAACAAAAGACGTCCCTGAAGACTCGTTTGCAAAGAGCCTGACCAACGAGGCGTACATCAAGGTCGAGAATTTGGTGCACCACTTGGAGGACAAGGCGGATATCTGGAATCTAACGGGAGCTGACCGAGGACTGTACATCCAGATACTCGCGGTGGATCGCGCTGCCAGAGGCAAGGGGATTGCAAAGGCCTTGACGGAGCGTACCTTCAATTTGGCACGGTCTATGGATTACCCGATGATTTGGATCATGTGCCACAATATGTACAGCATTCGCCTTGCCCGCAGCATGGGCATGCATGCAGCTTACACGCTGCCCTTCTCGGAGTACAAGGACAACAATGGAAAGCTCATCATGAACATCCCGTACCCAAACACAGAGTGTGTGGTGTTCGTGCACAAGCTGAACTCTTAG
- the LOC138716164 gene encoding arylalkylamine N-acetyltransferase-like 2 isoform X6: protein MSDFYDIVIAQEDDKERIADFLRKFYLADSPMNVASGAPPNRKTNEIAGLQFLSQGTSLMALSKDDGRILGVSVSFDTFPNNAASETSFNNNLSSESYVKIQKMVRHLEDNADIWNLTGADRGLYVHTLSVDTATRGKGIAKTIMQRTLDIARSRGYPMAWIICSNVYSIRIARNLGMHAAYTLPFSEYKDENGKPIMNIPYPNAECVVFVEKLN, encoded by the coding sequence ATGAGTGATTTTTACGACATCGTAATTGCTCAAGAAGATGACAAGGAGAGAATCGCAGATTTCTTACGAAAATTCTACCTCGCTGACTCACCTATGAACGTGGCGAGTGGAGCCCCACCAAACCGAAAAACGAATGAGATTGCCGGCCTCCAGTTCCTGTCTCAAGGGACGTCCCTGATGGCCCTATCAAAGGACGACGGACGGATCCTTGGAGTAAGCGTCAGCTTCGACACTTTCCCCAACAACGCCGCATCTGAAACCTCATTCAACAACAACCTGTCCAGCGAGTCGTACGTGAAGATCCAGAAGATGGTGCGTCATTTGGAGGACAACGCGGACATCTGGAATCTCACGGGGGCAGATCGAGGACTCTACGTCCACACACTGTCGGTGGACACCGCCACCAGAGGCAAGGGAATCGCGAAGACAATTATGCAGCGTACTCTGGACATTGCGCGGTCCAGGGGTTATCCCATGGCGTGGATCATCTGTAGTAATGTGTATAGCATACGCATCGCGCGTAACCTGGGCATGCATGCAGCTTACACGCTGCCCTTCTCGGAGTACAAGGACGAGAATGGAAAGCCCATCATGAACATCCCGTACCCAAACGCAGAATGTGTGGTGTTCGTGGAGAAGCTGAACTGA
- the LOC138716164 gene encoding arylalkylamine N-acetyltransferase-like 2 isoform X4 gives MSEGYDIVTAKEDDKERIAEYLRKYFFPESPVNVASGASPNRRADEIIGLKYLSQGTSLLAVSKDDGRILGATINYDTFPKDKAPEDTFSKNLSNEAYAKIEKFVRLLEDNADIWKLTGVDRGLYIYILSVDPATRGRGIAKALMEQTREVARSMGYPMVWIICSNVYSIRIARNMGMDAAYTMPFSEYKDKDGKPIFNVPHPNTECVVFVQKLNSQT, from the coding sequence ATGAGTGAAGGATACGACATCGTAACTGCTAAAGAAGATGACAAGGAAAGAATAGCAGagtatttacgaaaatatttttttcctgagTCACCGGTCAACGTGGCGAGTGGGGCTTCACCGAACAGACGAGCGGACGAGATCATCGGCCTCAAATATCTGTCTCAAGGGACGTCCCTGCTCGCCGTTTCAAAGGACGACGGCCGCATCCTAGGGGCAACTATCAACTATGATACTTTTCCTAAGGACAAGGCTCCTGAAGATACCTTCTCCAAAAATCTGTCAAACGAAGCCTATGCCAAGATCGAGAAGTTCGTGCGTCTCCTGGAGGACAACGCGGATATCTGGAAGCTCACGGGTGTAGACAGAGGACTGTACATCTATATACTATCGGTGGATCCCGCCACCAGGGGCAGAGGTATCGCAAAGGCCTTGATGGAGCAAACTCGCGAAGTGGCGCGCTCCATGGGCTACCCTATGGTGTGGATCATCTGCAGCAACGTGTACAGTATCCGCATCGCCCGGAACATGGGCATGGATGCTGCCTACACGATGCCCTTCTCAGAGTACAAGGACAAGGACGGGAAACCAATCTTCAACGTGCCGCATCCAAATACGGAGTGTGTAGTGTTCGTGCAGAAGTTGAACTCCCAAACGTGA